A window from Candidatus Binatia bacterium encodes these proteins:
- a CDS encoding nuclear transport factor 2 family protein, with the protein MYDLQTIEAIKRLKYKYMRCLDQKRWDEMAECFTEDATAAYSGGKYSFEGRDAIIAFFKESMGSPKVLSSHRVHHPEIDVTSDATARAEWGLEDVFINEEMGITVRGAAYYKDEYVKVGDTWKIKHTGYERAYEEMESRKDMSWLSITQRFGQAD; encoded by the coding sequence ATGTACGACCTACAGACCATCGAGGCCATCAAGCGACTGAAGTACAAGTACATGCGTTGTCTCGATCAGAAGCGATGGGACGAGATGGCCGAGTGCTTCACCGAAGACGCCACCGCCGCGTATAGCGGCGGCAAGTACTCCTTCGAGGGACGAGACGCCATCATCGCCTTCTTCAAGGAGTCGATGGGGAGCCCGAAGGTTCTCTCGAGCCATCGCGTCCACCACCCCGAGATCGACGTCACGAGCGACGCGACCGCCCGTGCAGAATGGGGCTTGGAAGATGTCTTCATCAACGAGGAGATGGGCATCACGGTCCGCGGCGCGGCGTACTACAAGGACGAGTACGTGAAGGTCGGCGACACGTGGAAGATCAAGCACACCGGCTACGAGCGCGCGTATGAAGAGATGGAGTCCCGCAAGGACATGTCGTGGCTCTCGATCACACAGCGCTTCGGCCAGGCGGATTAA
- the mtaB gene encoding tRNA (N(6)-L-threonylcarbamoyladenosine(37)-C(2))-methylthiotransferase MtaB produces MGHPPEILTFGCRLNAYESEVIRNLAQGADDDLVVVNTCAVTNEAERHARQAIRRTRRERPHARIVVTGCAAQIWPDRFAEMPEVDQVLGNREKMEASSWTAEANHVARVRVSNIAEVNETASHLIGGFETHTRAFVQVQNGCDHRCTFCIIPYGRGPSRSIPPERVIEQVRLLVGSGVGEVVLSGVDLTAYGADLPAHPPLGTLVQRLLREVPELRRLRLSSLDPVEIDDDLWSVLSEEPRLMPHLHLSLQAGDDVILKRMKRRHLRDDVRAVTERARRLRPDVVFGADLIAGFPTETEQMFDQTLELVEELGLVYLHVFPYSARPETPAARMPQLPKTVRKVRAARLRAIGAHAHQRLLETKLGREHEVLMEAGNVGRTRDFARIRIPEGAIAGSFLRVHADDIDDETLVGHRLGDDRPRAFA; encoded by the coding sequence GTGGGACACCCCCCCGAAATCCTCACGTTCGGCTGCCGGCTGAACGCGTACGAGAGCGAGGTCATCCGCAACCTCGCCCAAGGCGCGGACGACGACCTTGTGGTCGTGAATACCTGCGCCGTCACCAACGAGGCCGAGCGCCACGCACGCCAAGCGATTCGACGCACGCGACGAGAGCGCCCCCATGCACGAATCGTCGTGACGGGCTGCGCCGCTCAGATCTGGCCGGACCGATTCGCCGAAATGCCCGAGGTGGACCAGGTCCTCGGCAACCGGGAGAAGATGGAGGCATCCAGCTGGACCGCCGAGGCCAATCACGTGGCTCGGGTCCGGGTGAGCAACATTGCCGAGGTCAACGAAACGGCCTCGCACCTGATCGGCGGATTCGAAACGCACACCCGCGCGTTCGTCCAGGTTCAGAACGGATGCGATCATCGCTGCACCTTCTGCATCATTCCGTACGGCCGCGGCCCGTCGCGATCGATTCCCCCGGAACGGGTGATCGAGCAAGTGCGCCTCCTCGTCGGATCCGGCGTCGGCGAGGTCGTCTTGAGCGGCGTCGACCTGACCGCCTACGGGGCCGACCTTCCCGCACACCCACCTCTCGGCACGCTCGTCCAGCGCCTCCTGCGAGAGGTGCCGGAGCTTCGCCGGCTGCGGCTGTCGTCCCTCGACCCCGTCGAGATCGACGACGACCTCTGGTCCGTGCTCAGTGAAGAACCCCGCCTCATGCCGCATCTCCACCTGAGCCTCCAGGCCGGCGACGACGTGATCCTCAAGAGAATGAAGCGTCGCCACCTGCGCGATGACGTGCGGGCGGTGACCGAGCGCGCACGCCGCCTCCGTCCCGACGTCGTCTTCGGCGCCGATCTGATCGCGGGCTTCCCCACCGAGACCGAGCAGATGTTCGACCAGACCCTCGAGCTCGTCGAGGAGCTCGGGCTGGTCTACCTCCACGTCTTCCCCTACTCCGCACGACCCGAAACCCCCGCAGCGCGCATGCCACAGCTTCCCAAGACCGTCCGTAAGGTCCGCGCGGCACGCCTCCGCGCCATCGGGGCCCACGCCCACCAACGACTGCTGGAAACGAAGCTCGGGCGAGAGCACGAGGTTCTGATGGAAGCGGGCAACGTCGGCCGCACTCGCGACTTCGCTCGCATCCGCATTCCCGAGGGCGCCATCGCGGGGAGCTTCCTCCGGGTTCACGCCGACGACATCGACGACGAAACATTGGTCGGACATCGACTCGGCGATGACCGCCCACGCGCTTTCGCCTGA
- a CDS encoding CocE/NonD family hydrolase → MSTFDRVRALHLSLAVLVLVSACGSDGTSAPTQSPSPQPTTTPEPAPVADFDVTGSVEQVYLVGATPGTELQLVDADGSVVQTGTADDNGTLIYRHVAAAAGYRVEAADGSSSPAFEVKTADDVPSQDFYSSQEINAGYGYLETRDGTLLAYNVMLPGDPEDGPYPTVVEYSGYDPANLDAPQPSSLIASVLGYAVVGVNMRGTGCSGGTFEFFETLQTTDGYDAIEAIAAQPWVMDNEVGMVGLSYPGISQLFVAWRQPPSLIAIAPLSVVSDTGRGTLRPGGILNNGFAISWSEDRRRDAMVGGQGWSQKRLDEGDQVCIDNMLLRGQTPDILQIIAENEFYVPAVADPVSPVTFVDKIQVPTYLAGAFNDEQTGGYFANMVANFTGTDQARFTMVNGAHTDPFGPEVFSRWMEFLDLYVGKKIPARPGSEDLILDVLRNDIFRVEALPIEAERYDGVATYEEALAQWEAEPRVRILFDNGAGDPAVPGAPYPGFEMGFKTWPAPEMEPTTWYFGAGGALTESAPSGADGADSFVYDATLAQKTTLSSGSSWEALPAYEWAYRDEGTFLSYTSAPLADDVVMAGSGSADLWLMSDAADTDIQVSLTEVRPDGVEYFIQNGWLRASRRHLDAAASTDIRPVSTHLLKDAKNLPGGEFSLVRVEIFPFAHPFRAGSQIRLYVEAPGATRTEWRWEALEFDGEVVNTVARVSGMASSVVLPVIPDVEIPTPLPACPSLRGLMCRIAQ, encoded by the coding sequence ATGTCCACCTTCGATCGCGTTCGCGCGCTTCATTTGAGCCTTGCCGTCCTCGTTCTGGTTTCTGCCTGCGGCAGCGACGGGACGTCCGCACCGACGCAGAGCCCGTCACCACAACCGACGACGACACCCGAGCCGGCCCCGGTGGCCGACTTCGATGTGACCGGAAGCGTCGAGCAGGTGTACCTCGTTGGCGCCACGCCGGGAACGGAGTTGCAGCTCGTCGACGCCGACGGCAGCGTCGTGCAGACGGGCACCGCGGACGACAACGGCACATTGATCTATCGCCACGTCGCGGCAGCCGCCGGCTACCGTGTGGAGGCCGCTGACGGGAGCAGCTCCCCCGCGTTCGAAGTGAAGACGGCAGACGACGTTCCGTCGCAGGATTTCTACTCCTCGCAAGAGATCAACGCCGGATACGGCTATCTCGAAACGCGCGACGGCACTCTTCTCGCCTACAACGTGATGCTCCCGGGCGATCCGGAAGACGGTCCGTATCCGACGGTCGTAGAGTACTCTGGTTACGACCCCGCCAACCTGGACGCGCCGCAGCCCAGTTCACTCATCGCCAGCGTGCTCGGCTACGCCGTCGTCGGCGTGAACATGCGCGGCACGGGCTGCTCGGGCGGCACGTTCGAGTTCTTCGAAACGCTGCAAACGACCGACGGGTATGATGCGATCGAAGCGATCGCCGCGCAGCCGTGGGTGATGGACAACGAAGTCGGCATGGTCGGCCTCTCGTACCCCGGGATCAGTCAGCTGTTCGTCGCGTGGCGTCAGCCGCCGAGCTTGATCGCGATCGCACCTCTTTCGGTCGTCTCCGACACGGGCCGCGGGACGCTGCGCCCTGGCGGCATTCTCAACAACGGCTTTGCAATCTCGTGGTCCGAAGATCGTCGCCGCGACGCGATGGTCGGCGGCCAGGGGTGGTCCCAGAAGCGCCTGGACGAGGGTGACCAGGTCTGCATCGACAACATGCTCCTTCGCGGGCAGACCCCCGATATCCTCCAGATCATCGCCGAGAACGAGTTCTACGTGCCCGCCGTCGCCGATCCGGTCTCACCGGTCACGTTCGTCGACAAGATCCAGGTGCCGACCTACCTCGCTGGCGCGTTTAACGACGAGCAGACCGGCGGCTACTTCGCCAACATGGTGGCCAACTTCACGGGCACCGATCAGGCCCGCTTCACGATGGTCAACGGAGCGCACACCGACCCGTTCGGCCCGGAGGTGTTCAGTCGCTGGATGGAGTTCCTAGACCTCTACGTGGGCAAAAAGATCCCAGCGCGCCCTGGATCCGAGGACTTGATCCTCGACGTTCTGCGCAATGACATCTTCCGGGTCGAAGCGTTGCCGATCGAAGCGGAACGCTACGACGGCGTCGCAACGTACGAGGAAGCCCTCGCCCAGTGGGAGGCCGAGCCTCGGGTTCGCATCCTGTTCGACAACGGCGCGGGCGACCCCGCGGTACCCGGTGCGCCCTACCCCGGATTCGAGATGGGGTTCAAGACCTGGCCGGCGCCCGAAATGGAGCCGACAACCTGGTACTTTGGCGCAGGCGGCGCCCTCACCGAAAGCGCTCCCAGCGGCGCCGACGGAGCCGACAGCTTCGTGTACGACGCGACACTCGCCCAGAAGACAACTCTCTCGTCGGGAAGCTCCTGGGAGGCGCTGCCGGCCTACGAATGGGCCTACCGCGACGAGGGGACCTTCTTGTCCTACACGAGCGCGCCCCTGGCTGACGACGTCGTGATGGCCGGCTCCGGCAGTGCCGACCTCTGGCTGATGTCCGATGCGGCCGACACCGACATCCAGGTGAGCCTCACCGAGGTCCGCCCGGACGGCGTCGAGTACTTCATCCAGAACGGATGGCTGCGTGCCAGCCGCCGGCACCTCGACGCTGCCGCGTCGACGGACATCCGACCCGTCTCGACCCACCTGCTCAAGGACGCCAAGAACCTCCCGGGTGGCGAGTTCTCCCTGGTGCGAGTGGAGATCTTCCCGTTCGCGCACCCTTTCCGGGCCGGTTCTCAGATCCGACTCTATGTCGAAGCCCCAGGCGCCACGCGAACGGAATGGCGCTGGGAAGCCCTCGAATTCGATGGCGAAGTCGTGAACACCGTCGCCCGCGTATCGGGCATGGCATCCAGCGTCGTTCTGCCCGTCATCCCCGACGTCGAGATCCCGACCCCCCTCCCCGCGTGCCCCAGCCTCCGGGGCCTGATGTGTCGCATCGCCCAATAA
- a CDS encoding DUF4215 domain-containing protein — protein MPRLNGIIFGTGLLVATSFATPAGAVSIPADFCSGDPCTITGTVNADAGSVVDFGARSLVFGPSARVVVGAGALPRVLTLIAEDISMAAGSEIRGFDADRAVVTLQSTVGSVTMASSGSNRAEINVKADTIDGGSITITSAADAIIGGRLTASAQGEDASAGNIEVTAAGMVVISEEITTKGSGLFAGGGDISVTAGGDITATNKVFAEGSDFGGGDVTFETTSGSISISELVSNNGGNPDGEAGEYTFDAPLGDFHLTATGEIRGKGGAGADDDCGDGASTFITVGGSVSIDGLVDIPGGFQCFGGDFTVAAGIDFIQNGSGKISTATGGGFGAGGVVEISATHSATLRKVDASSAGFGGDIDVTTGLFIEAFDKLNSKATGAEGVGGRISLISCSVDVVSPDGELDSRGPYVFPGFGKNLIKVSGASTISGDMLAATENEIRYLFAAPTVTGSIDPAAIITLDQLLLPCENTCGDESVESPEICDDGNISGCDGCSSDCSRVDDVCGDGIKECGEQCDDGNATPGDGCENDCTPTGQEESGVLIESSGKKVGCQAQWLLQISDPDTDKKGKPAAKQVCTDGDTRCDADGVTNSSCSFLISPCLNIPDDDLPECNPSRRVDRIILKKPLPGSNSAQDDANAQAVVASLLTLGTTVEADGAVLSSGGPVSGATVCGPAVEVEIPFTGKSGKKTFKLRTENEVGQTLKKAQVQLKCERNDAVCGNSVLEVGEACDDGNITSCDGCSSCQAEICGNGTVECTEQCDEGLLNGTEGSACNATCEILAPDLRIPGGGSKKTDCMWQWSMEIGAGDLKVDKKGNARNKQTCRDGNPQCDLDPAPGNCRVRVFGCAAAKNDAISCLAQSVDSLDIKRPKVNAKTGWEIAARATMDTALGDMPFPLAAGEVCSSAMDIDIPQGEKLRVSVKAFGVKKDGDSLKIDCE, from the coding sequence GTGCCTCGGTTGAACGGAATTATCTTCGGAACAGGACTGCTAGTTGCGACATCGTTCGCGACACCGGCCGGCGCGGTCTCCATCCCGGCAGACTTTTGCTCGGGCGATCCATGCACGATCACCGGCACCGTGAACGCGGACGCCGGATCGGTCGTTGACTTCGGTGCGCGCTCGCTCGTGTTCGGGCCGAGCGCTCGCGTCGTTGTCGGAGCCGGTGCACTCCCGCGGGTACTCACGCTGATCGCAGAAGACATCAGCATGGCTGCCGGCTCCGAGATCCGCGGCTTCGACGCGGACAGGGCCGTCGTCACCCTCCAGTCCACCGTCGGCTCGGTCACCATGGCCTCCTCCGGTTCCAACCGTGCCGAGATCAACGTGAAAGCCGACACCATCGACGGCGGTAGCATCACCATCACCTCTGCGGCCGACGCCATCATCGGCGGGCGCCTCACCGCGAGCGCGCAGGGCGAAGACGCGTCCGCCGGAAACATCGAAGTCACCGCAGCCGGCATGGTCGTGATTTCTGAGGAAATCACGACCAAGGGCAGCGGCCTGTTCGCAGGCGGCGGCGACATCTCGGTCACCGCAGGCGGCGACATCACTGCCACCAACAAGGTCTTCGCCGAGGGTTCCGACTTCGGCGGCGGCGACGTGACCTTCGAGACGACCAGCGGCAGCATCTCCATCTCCGAGCTCGTTTCGAACAACGGCGGCAACCCCGACGGTGAAGCCGGCGAGTACACCTTCGATGCACCGCTCGGTGACTTTCATCTAACCGCGACGGGCGAGATCCGCGGCAAAGGTGGCGCCGGCGCCGACGACGACTGCGGAGACGGTGCGTCGACGTTCATCACGGTCGGCGGAAGCGTCAGCATCGACGGTCTCGTAGACATCCCCGGCGGCTTCCAGTGCTTCGGCGGCGACTTCACCGTGGCAGCCGGAATCGACTTCATCCAGAACGGCAGCGGCAAGATCTCGACTGCAACGGGCGGCGGCTTCGGCGCCGGTGGGGTCGTGGAGATCTCGGCCACCCACAGCGCGACACTCCGCAAGGTCGATGCCTCCTCCGCCGGCTTCGGCGGCGACATCGACGTGACCACCGGCCTGTTCATCGAGGCGTTCGACAAGCTGAACTCGAAGGCAACGGGCGCCGAAGGCGTCGGCGGCCGGATCTCACTCATCTCCTGCTCGGTCGACGTAGTCTCGCCGGACGGAGAGCTCGACTCCCGCGGACCGTATGTGTTCCCGGGCTTCGGCAAGAACCTCATCAAGGTCAGTGGCGCCAGCACGATCTCGGGCGACATGTTAGCCGCGACCGAGAACGAGATCCGATATCTCTTCGCCGCTCCTACGGTGACCGGCTCGATCGACCCAGCCGCGATCATCACTCTCGACCAGCTGCTCCTCCCCTGCGAGAACACGTGCGGCGATGAGAGCGTCGAGTCACCCGAAATCTGTGACGACGGAAACATTTCCGGTTGTGACGGCTGCTCCTCGGACTGCTCGCGCGTCGACGATGTCTGCGGCGATGGCATCAAGGAGTGCGGCGAGCAGTGCGACGACGGCAACGCTACTCCCGGCGACGGCTGTGAGAACGACTGCACGCCGACCGGACAGGAAGAGAGCGGCGTGCTCATCGAGAGCAGCGGCAAGAAGGTTGGCTGTCAGGCCCAGTGGCTCCTGCAGATCAGCGATCCCGACACCGACAAAAAGGGCAAGCCCGCGGCCAAGCAGGTTTGCACCGACGGTGACACGCGGTGTGACGCCGACGGCGTCACGAACAGCTCTTGCTCGTTCCTCATATCGCCCTGCTTGAACATCCCGGACGACGATCTCCCCGAGTGCAATCCGTCGCGCCGCGTCGACCGCATCATCCTCAAGAAGCCTCTCCCGGGCTCGAACAGCGCCCAGGATGATGCAAACGCGCAAGCCGTGGTCGCGAGCCTACTCACGCTCGGCACAACGGTGGAAGCCGACGGCGCCGTGCTCTCAAGCGGTGGTCCCGTCTCGGGCGCGACCGTCTGCGGACCCGCGGTCGAAGTTGAGATCCCGTTCACTGGCAAATCCGGCAAGAAGACCTTCAAGCTCCGCACCGAGAACGAAGTCGGCCAGACTCTCAAGAAGGCCCAGGTCCAACTCAAGTGCGAGCGCAACGACGCGGTCTGCGGCAACTCGGTCCTCGAAGTGGGTGAGGCCTGCGACGACGGCAACATCACGAGCTGCGATGGTTGCTCGAGCTGCCAGGCCGAGATCTGCGGCAACGGAACGGTCGAGTGCACCGAGCAGTGCGACGAAGGCCTCCTCAATGGGACCGAGGGCAGTGCGTGCAACGCGACCTGCGAGATCCTCGCTCCGGACCTTCGCATCCCCGGCGGTGGCTCCAAAAAGACCGACTGCATGTGGCAGTGGTCGATGGAGATCGGCGCCGGTGATCTGAAAGTCGACAAGAAGGGCAACGCCCGCAACAAGCAGACCTGCCGCGACGGCAACCCTCAGTGCGACCTGGACCCCGCCCCCGGCAACTGCCGCGTGCGGGTCTTCGGCTGCGCAGCCGCTAAGAACGACGCAATTTCCTGCCTGGCGCAGTCCGTCGACAGCCTCGACATCAAGCGCCCGAAGGTGAACGCCAAGACGGGCTGGGAGATCGCCGCACGCGCGACAATGGACACGGCCCTCGGGGACATGCCGTTCCCGCTGGCCGCCGGAGAGGTCTGCTCCAGCGCCATGGACATCGACATCCCCCAGGGCGAGAAGCTCCGCGTGTCCGTGAAAGCCTTCGGCGTCAAGAAGGACGGCGACTCGCTGAAGATCGACTGCGAGTAG
- a CDS encoding SCP2 sterol-binding domain-containing protein has product MAKHAFLSDGWLDTLIALNEEYADKVPAPAVKMRLNQNVSGVPFGDGAVQMHTDTTQGNPIVGRGHLENPEVTITTDYETARALVVMGDQAAAMQAFMSGKIKVDGDMTKIMVPPPPKNDAQIELDQKIKDMTE; this is encoded by the coding sequence ATGGCCAAGCACGCATTTCTTTCGGACGGATGGCTCGACACGCTGATCGCGCTGAACGAGGAGTACGCAGACAAGGTGCCGGCGCCCGCCGTGAAGATGCGCCTGAATCAGAACGTGAGCGGGGTTCCGTTCGGCGACGGCGCGGTGCAGATGCACACCGACACCACGCAGGGGAATCCGATTGTCGGGCGCGGACATCTCGAGAATCCCGAAGTCACGATCACGACCGACTACGAGACCGCTCGCGCGCTCGTCGTGATGGGCGACCAGGCCGCCGCGATGCAGGCCTTCATGTCGGGTAAGATCAAGGTCGACGGCGACATGACCAAGATCATGGTCCCGCCGCCGCCGAAGAACGATGCCCAGATCGAGCTCGATCAGAAGATCAAGGACATGACCGAGTAG